ACGACACGGAGACCATGGGCCGTCATCAACCGACAACTCGACCCCTTCGATACCAGCCACGGGCGCCCAGGCGACCCCGGCGACCGCCTGGCGACCCTGCTTGGTCTGGCGCCCGCCCGGTACGTCGATCCGGGAAGCGATCTTGATCGGTGCTTCCTTGGCCCACCCGCGAGGAATCCAGTACCCAGCAGCATCGCTGGTGGTCAACTCGATTCGATTTAGCCACTTCACCGCCGAGACGTATCCGTAGAGGCCTGCCACCACAAGACGAGCCGGAAAGCCGTGACGAAACGGAAGGGGCTCCCCGTTCATTCCAAAGGCAACGAGTGCGGTTCGATCCCCGCCCAACGCTGAAATCGGGAACCCAGCGCTGAAAGAATCAACTGACCAAGCCATGACCTGCTCGGCTGACTCCATGGGACCCGCGAGTTCGAGTACGTCCACAAGGGGAACGCCTGTCCAGATGGCGTTGCCTACCAGTGAGCCACCGATCTCGTTGGAAACACACGCCAGGGTCACTGCCGAATCAACGACGTTCATGGCGAACAGGTCAGCAAGGGTGATCTCCACTGACCGTTCGACCATGCCGTCTACGCGAAGCGACCAACTCTCGGAGTCCACTTTTGGCACCACCAGTGCTGTGTCGATGCGGTAAAAGCGATCATTCGGGGTCGTCCACGGAGTAAGAGAAGGCGGTGCGGTCCATGGCGCCTCCGTGGTCGAAGTAGGAGGTGGTCGATCGGTAGCTGTTCTGCGAACCCTTGGGATGACCACTTGCCGACGCATCCCCTCTGCCCCTTGGTCGGCAATGAGGCGACTTCCGAATCCCATCGCCCCGGCAGCCAACGTCATTCCGGAGGCATAAGCCAGAAAACCGCGCCGAGACGCAACCTTGTCCCGCGGATCTTCAAATGACGGACGTTGGTCCTCGACCGGAACGAAAGCCAGGAGACCAACTCCGTGTCTCAGGGCAAATAACCC
The DNA window shown above is from Acidimicrobiales bacterium and carries:
- a CDS encoding molybdopterin-dependent oxidoreductase yields the protein MKRGSVTAALLGAAAAALALALGEFVGVAFGDLSLVASVGDVVVDLAPGWFVRWTIGLLGAAQKPALLTGIVLLVLLMGAGTGIRARSAQGPVGAAYVVFGLVGVIAATRAGSAVIGLVATSTAVIVGLFALRHGVGLLAFVPVEDQRPSFEDPRDKVASRRGFLAYASGMTLAAGAMGFGSRLIADQGAEGMRRQVVIPRVRRTATDRPPPTSTTEAPWTAPPSLTPWTTPNDRFYRIDTALVVPKVDSESWSLRVDGMVERSVEITLADLFAMNVVDSAVTLACVSNEIGGSLVGNAIWTGVPLVDVLELAGPMESAEQVMAWSVDSFSAGFPISALGGDRTALVAFGMNGEPLPFRHGFPARLVVAGLYGYVSAVKWLNRIELTTSDAAGYWIPRGWAKEAPIKIASRIDVPGGRQTKQGRQAVAGVAWAPVAGIEGVELSVDDGPWSPCRIRGVDAPGRSGDSWVQWYTEWDAEPGFRTLRVRARDTHGRLQASGPKPIAPDGAEGYHTRWLVVA